From Nonlabens sp. Ci31, the proteins below share one genomic window:
- a CDS encoding PadR family transcriptional regulator, producing the protein MSNNQLYRGSLTTIIMRLLEQEGKMYGYEITQKVKEITGGRMDIKEGALYPSLHKLESEGHLKVAAEKVENRIRKYYSLTPQGKKQTVAMLAELKEYMENMQAIINPKLAY; encoded by the coding sequence ATGTCAAATAATCAATTATACAGAGGTAGTTTAACCACTATTATCATGCGATTACTCGAGCAAGAAGGCAAAATGTACGGTTATGAGATCACTCAAAAAGTGAAAGAAATAACCGGGGGCCGTATGGATATTAAGGAAGGGGCTTTGTACCCATCACTTCATAAATTAGAGTCAGAAGGGCATTTGAAAGTTGCTGCTGAGAAGGTAGAGAACCGAATTCGCAAATATTATTCGTTGACACCACAAGGAAAAAAACAAACCGTTGCCATGCTTGCAGAGCTTAAAGAGTATATGGAAAACATGCAAGCCATTATTAATCCTAAATTAGCTTATTAG